A part of Flavobacteriaceae bacterium GSB9 genomic DNA contains:
- a CDS encoding DUF4981 domain-containing protein yields MRKKLFIAIFIIAFGLTVKAQTTKAPFWLNEAINEDNRLPMHASYFVYDNMDLAKKGDWKASKNYLNLNGLWKFLYVESPEELPFGFKTPEFNDKDWDDFTIPANWDVNGYGYPVYTNTTYDFAHLIELNPPLVPTAYNPTGVYRKTFKVDKDWNNKDVLLHVGAAKSNLTVWLNGNYVGYGEDGKLPQEFELNPFLKPGENSMVLKVMKWSDGSYLECQDFWRMSGITRDTYLYARNKTHVADFEIVPDLDENYTNGTLKVTTQIEGADKAENSQLEIQLKKDGKVIASKSLEITEETKTPTIQFKVENPKKWSAEIPNLYRLNIILKDNKGEIIEIIPQQVGFRKVEIKNGQLLVNGKAIYIKGVNRHETDPTTGQTISRERMEQDIKVLKEYNFNAVRMSHYPNDEYFYELCDKYGVYLVDEANLESHGMGYDITKTLGNKPNWELAHIQRIERMVERDKNHPSIIIWSMGNEAGNGYNFYRSYLWLKDRDPSRPIQYERATVGGWEGATLKFDWNSDIVDPMYSSPTGMKAYIKANPNPSRPFIQCEYAHAMGNSLGNFKDYWDLIRAHDNFQGGFIWDMIDQSVYKKREDGTKVFAYGGDFGPDGVPSDNNFLNNGVFNPERQPNPYAFEAKNVMQNIHTTWHDKDSISIDVFNEFFFKDLSNLALYWELVLDGVPVDRGNIETLNIQPQTQKTYALPLNLRVKEFQEAYVNISYKLKTDEPFLPAHFEVAKEQLHLEGTWENDIQVKGDKKLSIKKNSEKISFNSDQVQIDFNTKNGFISKYVFNGEIIIKPGHELRPNFWRAPTDNDMGAQLQKRLLPWKDAIENLQLIDFNYKSNKDKSINVKAVHSLPQIASRLTLTYKFNSQGVLNVHQHLEIDQDKETPLLPRFGMQMILPKEFGNITYYGRGPFENYCDRKYSAKVGLYEQTVTEQYYPYIRPQETGNKSDVRWLSLSNNSIDVKITSNELFNMTALHFLTEDLDGGLEKDQRNAADIQERNLTSLNIDYKQMGLGSIDSWGALPMEKYLLRAKDYSYQFTIIPLLK; encoded by the coding sequence ATGCGGAAAAAACTTTTTATAGCAATATTCATCATCGCATTTGGTTTAACTGTTAAGGCACAAACCACAAAAGCACCTTTTTGGTTAAATGAAGCCATAAATGAAGATAATAGGCTGCCCATGCATGCCTCATACTTTGTTTATGATAATATGGATTTAGCTAAAAAAGGCGATTGGAAAGCATCGAAGAATTATTTGAATTTAAATGGCCTATGGAAATTTTTATATGTTGAAAGCCCAGAGGAATTGCCCTTTGGTTTTAAAACCCCAGAGTTTAATGATAAAGATTGGGATGATTTTACAATTCCGGCAAATTGGGATGTAAATGGTTATGGCTACCCAGTTTATACAAATACAACCTACGATTTTGCGCATCTTATAGAGTTAAACCCGCCATTGGTGCCAACTGCCTATAACCCAACGGGAGTTTATAGAAAAACATTTAAAGTCGATAAAGATTGGAACAATAAGGATGTTTTGTTACATGTGGGAGCCGCAAAATCGAACTTGACCGTTTGGTTGAATGGCAACTATGTAGGTTATGGCGAAGACGGTAAGTTACCTCAAGAGTTTGAATTAAATCCTTTTTTAAAACCGGGAGAGAATTCCATGGTTTTAAAGGTTATGAAATGGAGTGATGGCTCTTATCTGGAATGTCAGGATTTTTGGAGAATGAGCGGTATAACAAGAGACACTTACTTGTATGCCAGGAATAAAACCCATGTAGCCGATTTTGAAATTGTTCCAGATTTAGATGAAAATTATACTAATGGCACACTAAAAGTTACAACACAAATTGAAGGTGCTGATAAAGCAGAAAATAGCCAATTAGAAATTCAATTAAAAAAAGACGGTAAAGTCATTGCTTCAAAAAGTTTAGAAATAACGGAGGAAACAAAAACACCAACCATTCAGTTTAAGGTCGAGAACCCTAAAAAATGGAGTGCAGAAATTCCAAATTTATATCGGTTAAATATCATCTTAAAAGACAACAAAGGAGAAATTATTGAAATTATTCCTCAGCAGGTAGGTTTTAGAAAGGTTGAAATAAAAAACGGACAATTACTTGTGAATGGAAAAGCTATTTACATTAAAGGGGTAAACCGTCATGAAACAGACCCTACAACTGGGCAAACCATATCAAGGGAGCGTATGGAACAGGATATTAAGGTTTTAAAGGAATATAACTTTAATGCAGTGCGAATGTCGCATTATCCTAACGATGAATACTTTTACGAACTATGCGATAAATATGGTGTTTATTTGGTGGACGAGGCCAATTTGGAATCCCATGGCATGGGTTACGATATTACCAAAACACTCGGCAACAAACCGAATTGGGAATTGGCCCATATACAACGTATTGAACGTATGGTTGAGCGCGATAAAAACCACCCTTCAATAATAATTTGGAGCATGGGTAATGAAGCCGGTAACGGCTATAATTTTTACCGCAGCTATTTATGGTTGAAAGACCGAGACCCGTCCAGACCCATACAATACGAACGTGCTACGGTTGGTGGTTGGGAAGGAGCTACTTTAAAGTTCGATTGGAATTCGGATATCGTAGACCCCATGTACAGTTCACCAACAGGGATGAAAGCGTATATAAAAGCCAATCCCAATCCTTCAAGGCCATTTATTCAATGTGAATATGCCCATGCCATGGGCAACTCGTTGGGAAACTTTAAAGATTATTGGGACCTTATAAGGGCTCATGATAATTTTCAAGGTGGTTTTATCTGGGATATGATTGACCAGTCGGTTTATAAAAAAAGAGAAGACGGTACTAAAGTATTTGCTTACGGAGGAGATTTTGGGCCTGATGGTGTGCCTAGTGATAACAACTTTTTAAATAATGGGGTGTTCAATCCAGAACGCCAACCCAATCCGTATGCTTTCGAAGCCAAAAATGTAATGCAAAATATTCATACAACATGGCACGATAAGGATAGCATAAGTATAGATGTTTTTAATGAATTCTTCTTTAAAGACTTGAGCAATTTAGCCTTGTATTGGGAATTGGTTTTAGATGGAGTTCCCGTAGATCGAGGAAATATAGAGACTTTAAATATTCAGCCACAAACGCAAAAAACCTATGCTTTACCATTAAATTTAAGGGTTAAAGAATTTCAGGAAGCTTACGTTAATATAAGTTACAAACTTAAAACAGACGAGCCATTTTTACCAGCCCATTTTGAGGTGGCTAAAGAGCAATTGCATTTAGAGGGAACCTGGGAAAATGATATCCAAGTTAAAGGTGATAAAAAGTTAAGTATTAAAAAAAATAGTGAGAAAATTAGCTTTAACAGTGATCAAGTTCAAATTGATTTCAATACAAAAAACGGGTTTATAAGCAAATATGTGTTTAACGGTGAAATCATAATAAAGCCTGGACACGAGTTAAGACCCAATTTTTGGCGAGCACCCACCGATAATGACATGGGAGCACAACTTCAGAAAAGGTTATTGCCATGGAAAGATGCTATTGAAAACCTCCAACTAATAGATTTCAACTATAAAAGTAATAAAGACAAAAGTATTAATGTTAAGGCCGTTCATAGCTTACCCCAGATAGCATCGAGGTTAACGCTAACTTATAAATTCAACAGCCAAGGTGTTTTAAATGTTCACCAGCACTTAGAGATAGACCAAGACAAAGAAACACCACTTTTACCACGCTTTGGTATGCAAATGATTTTGCCAAAAGAATTCGGGAATATCACCTATTATGGACGAGGGCCGTTTGAAAACTATTGCGATAGAAAATACAGTGCTAAGGTTGGTTTGTATGAACAAACGGTTACAGAGCAGTATTATCCTTATATTCGTCCTCAAGAAACTGGTAATAAAAGCGATGTAAGATGGCTGTCCTTGAGTAACAACAGTATCGATGTTAAAATAACCTCTAATGAATTATTTAACATGACGGCACTACATTTTTTAACCGAAGACCTAGATGGCGGCCTAGAAAAAGACCAACGAAATGCGGCCGATATTCAAGAGAGAAATTTAACCAGTTTAAATATAGATTATAAACAAATGGGATTGGGAAGTATTGATAGTTGGGGGGCTTTGCCCATGGAGAAGTATTTGTTAAGGGCAAAAGATTATAGCTACCAATTTACAATAATACCATTATTAAAGTAA
- a CDS encoding N(4)-(beta-N-acetylglucosaminyl)-L-asparaginase: MSNRRNFIKKTALGTIGISTAFACKNVKVERTAVEPLKSETQKKPLIISTWNHGFPANEETWKQLQKGIPTLDAIEAGMNIPEGDPKIRSVGYGGYPDREGNVTLDACIMDHNSDCGSVSFLQNIKHPISVAKRVLQNTPHVMLSGKGALQFSLEEGFEEENLLTPESEADWKKWIEESKYKPVINIENHDTISMLVIDTDGNISGGCTTSGAAWKMHGRVGDSPIIGAGLFLDNEVGAAAATGLGEAVIRTAGSAMVVELMRQGKSPSEACKDIVERIYQKHKNHRDMEYLQVGFIAVNKDGEHGGYSLRSGFNYAVCDEENGNRMEDSKFKMTWDD, encoded by the coding sequence ATGTCCAATAGAAGAAACTTCATAAAAAAAACCGCCTTAGGAACCATTGGAATAAGTACTGCTTTTGCGTGTAAAAATGTGAAAGTAGAGCGAACAGCAGTAGAACCTTTAAAAAGTGAAACACAGAAAAAACCACTTATTATATCTACTTGGAATCATGGTTTTCCAGCAAACGAAGAAACTTGGAAGCAACTTCAAAAAGGTATTCCAACCTTAGATGCCATTGAAGCAGGCATGAACATACCAGAAGGTGATCCTAAAATACGGAGTGTAGGCTATGGAGGCTATCCAGATAGAGAAGGCAACGTTACTCTAGATGCCTGTATTATGGACCATAATAGTGATTGTGGCTCGGTGTCGTTTTTACAAAATATAAAACATCCTATTTCGGTGGCCAAACGAGTGTTGCAAAATACGCCGCATGTCATGTTATCGGGTAAAGGTGCCCTCCAATTTTCATTGGAAGAAGGCTTTGAAGAAGAAAACTTATTAACCCCCGAATCTGAAGCAGATTGGAAAAAATGGATTGAAGAATCTAAGTATAAACCTGTCATAAATATTGAAAACCACGATACCATAAGCATGTTGGTAATTGATACAGATGGCAATATTTCAGGAGGGTGTACAACAAGTGGTGCAGCATGGAAAATGCATGGTCGCGTTGGTGATTCGCCAATTATTGGAGCCGGCTTGTTCTTAGATAATGAAGTTGGTGCAGCAGCAGCAACAGGATTAGGAGAAGCGGTTATTAGAACCGCGGGTAGTGCCATGGTAGTTGAACTGATGCGGCAGGGTAAAAGTCCTAGCGAAGCCTGCAAAGACATAGTAGAACGTATTTACCAAAAGCATAAAAACCATAGGGATATGGAATATCTGCAGGTTGGTTTCATAGCGGTGAACAAGGATGGTGAGCATGGCGGATACAGTTTGAGGTCGGGTTTTAATTATGCTGTTTGTGATGAAGAAAATGGCAACAGAATGGAAGATTCAAAATTTAAAATGACCTGGGACGATTAG
- a CDS encoding carbohydrate-binding family 9-like protein, whose product MQIKLRLVLIATICNNLFACSQVNRGITPKSYIAYKALDTILIDGNGTDESWGKSNWTSPFTDIEGDKKPQYDTKVKMLWDDKYFYILAKIEEPHVWGNLKRRDTIIFYNNDFEVFIDPDGDTHNYYELEINALNTVWDLFINKPYREAGNVVLNDWTLTGLKSAVKVNGTLNNPADVDEGWTLEMAIPWDAYKTSYYDQNVPKDKFWRVNFSRVNWQYDLIDGNYLRKKDNKDKLLPEYNWVWSPMGVINMHEPEKWGYVYFSSKPIGDEDTFSVPEDEKLKWKLFNVFRALKDYYKVNKKWATSLKSISQSKFMVEGKRIQPKLETHATGFNISVKSPFSGKTLIIKEDGKFISK is encoded by the coding sequence ATGCAAATAAAACTAAGATTGGTATTAATAGCGACCATTTGTAATAACCTGTTTGCTTGCTCTCAAGTAAACAGGGGCATTACTCCTAAAAGCTATATCGCCTATAAAGCTCTAGATACAATATTAATTGATGGAAATGGTACAGATGAATCTTGGGGTAAGTCCAACTGGACCTCCCCTTTTACAGATATTGAAGGCGATAAAAAACCTCAGTACGATACTAAAGTAAAAATGCTCTGGGACGATAAGTATTTCTACATTCTGGCAAAAATTGAAGAGCCTCATGTTTGGGGTAATTTAAAACGAAGGGATACTATAATCTTTTATAATAACGACTTTGAGGTATTTATCGACCCCGATGGCGACACCCATAATTATTATGAACTTGAAATAAATGCTTTAAATACCGTTTGGGATTTATTTATTAATAAACCCTACCGGGAGGCTGGAAATGTGGTGCTAAACGATTGGACATTAACAGGGCTTAAATCTGCCGTAAAAGTAAATGGCACTTTAAATAATCCTGCTGATGTTGATGAAGGCTGGACACTAGAGATGGCCATTCCGTGGGATGCTTATAAAACATCATATTACGATCAAAATGTTCCAAAAGATAAATTTTGGAGGGTAAATTTTTCAAGAGTGAATTGGCAGTACGATTTGATAGACGGAAACTATTTGCGAAAAAAGGACAATAAAGACAAACTTTTGCCAGAATATAATTGGGTTTGGTCGCCTATGGGCGTCATTAATATGCACGAGCCAGAAAAATGGGGCTATGTTTATTTTTCTTCTAAACCAATAGGAGATGAAGATACGTTTTCTGTGCCTGAAGATGAAAAATTAAAATGGAAGTTGTTTAATGTTTTCCGAGCCCTAAAGGACTATTATAAAGTCAATAAAAAATGGGCAACATCGCTAAAAAGCATTTCTCAATCAAAATTTATGGTTGAAGGGAAACGCATTCAGCCAAAATTAGAAACACATGCAACAGGATTTAATATTTCAGTAAAAAGTCCTTTTTCTGGCAAAACATTAATTATTAAAGAAGATGGCAAATTCATTTCAAAATAG
- a CDS encoding glycoside hydrolase family 130 protein: MWRYSENPIIDRYEIPSSNSIFNSAVVPFGDGFAGVFRCDNKAVQMNIFAGFSKDGINWEINHEPIEMKTGNTDMIESDYKYDPRVVFIEDRYWITWCNGYHGPTIGIGYTFDFKEFFQCENAFLPFNRNGVLFPQKINGKYAMLSRPSDNGHTPFGDIYISYSPDMKYWGEHRCVMKAAPFEDSAWQCTKIGAGPIPILTNDGWLMLYHGVINTCNGFRYAMGAALLDKKQPDKVKYRTQPYLLGPAVSYEQNGDVPNVVFPCAALHDIQKDKLAVYYGAADTVVSIAFAKLSEVIEFTKNNSL; the protein is encoded by the coding sequence ATGTGGCGATATTCAGAAAACCCCATTATAGATCGTTATGAAATCCCTTCATCCAACAGTATTTTTAATAGTGCTGTAGTTCCGTTTGGTGATGGGTTTGCAGGTGTGTTTAGGTGCGATAACAAAGCGGTACAGATGAATATTTTTGCTGGATTCAGTAAAGATGGTATTAATTGGGAGATTAATCATGAACCTATAGAGATGAAAACGGGCAATACGGATATGATTGAGTCCGATTATAAATACGACCCCCGAGTGGTGTTTATTGAAGACCGTTATTGGATTACCTGGTGCAACGGGTACCATGGCCCCACTATAGGAATTGGTTATACCTTCGATTTTAAAGAATTCTTCCAATGCGAGAATGCCTTTTTGCCCTTCAATAGAAATGGGGTGTTGTTTCCCCAAAAAATTAACGGTAAATACGCCATGCTAAGTAGGCCTAGCGATAACGGGCACACACCTTTTGGCGACATATACATTAGTTACAGTCCAGATATGAAATACTGGGGTGAACATAGGTGTGTTATGAAAGCTGCTCCGTTTGAAGATAGTGCTTGGCAATGCACCAAAATCGGAGCGGGCCCGATACCTATTTTAACCAATGACGGCTGGCTAATGTTATACCATGGCGTTATAAATACCTGCAATGGCTTTCGATATGCCATGGGGGCCGCTTTGCTCGATAAAAAACAACCGGATAAGGTAAAATATAGAACACAACCTTATCTGTTGGGACCCGCCGTATCCTACGAACAAAATGGCGATGTGCCAAATGTGGTTTTTCCGTGTGCCGCTTTACATGATATCCAAAAAGATAAATTGGCCGTTTATTACGGTGCTGCAGATACAGTAGTTTCTATAGCGTTTGCCAAACTGAGTGAGGTTATAGAGTTTACTAAAAATAATAGTTTGTAA
- a CDS encoding Na+:solute symporter, whose amino-acid sequence MDIIDLSIIIFYILLTVGVGIWISKKASKGLDHYFLGGKSIKWYFLGLSNGSGMFDISGTAWMVGILFLYGVKSFMFMWLWPIWNQIFIMMFLAVWIRKSKVMTGSEWILTRFGDDRAGKASHIIVAVFAIISTIGFIAYFFEGIGKFMTVILPWDLSIPMGTGNLLGSEQSYALIIILLTTIYTIKGGMFSVVATEVLQYGIMVVAGLLVAGYTFVTYTDIEITSIISEEWKNVFFDWELGTHWSAQYDAFNSLVNSEGYKMFGALVGMSLFKGFFASIAGPTPSYDLQRILSTKSVKEAAYMSGFTNLILFIPRYLLIGGIVVIALVTLAPSMGLNGALSGNDLELLLPTVINFHIPVGIKGLLLAGLLAAFMSTFSAFVNAGPAYIVNDIYKKYFRPKATSAHYIKISHLASFAVVGLGVFMGFFADSINSLTLWITSALFGGYVAANFLKWVWWRFNGWGYFWGMFAGLVVASLQFILDNNKGNFEPDTILSTLSQLHAIYLFPIIFTFSTLGCILGTLLTPPTNIEVLKSFYTNVRPWGWWNPIYKVLKPEDQNFSKNKDFWFDMVNCVIGIIWQSSMIVLPIFMLIRDYPKTLMSLAVLLLTTAVLKFTWLDKVKQLPDEDDD is encoded by the coding sequence ATGGATATTATTGATTTAAGCATTATTATATTTTACATCTTACTTACTGTAGGTGTTGGTATCTGGATTTCAAAAAAAGCGTCTAAGGGGCTGGACCACTACTTTCTTGGCGGAAAATCCATTAAATGGTATTTTCTGGGGTTAAGTAATGGTTCGGGAATGTTCGATATATCTGGCACGGCTTGGATGGTGGGCATCCTATTTTTATACGGAGTAAAAAGCTTTATGTTTATGTGGCTTTGGCCAATTTGGAATCAGATTTTTATTATGATGTTCTTGGCGGTTTGGATACGAAAATCGAAGGTTATGACAGGTTCCGAATGGATTTTAACCCGATTTGGAGACGATAGAGCGGGCAAGGCATCCCATATTATAGTTGCTGTATTTGCCATTATATCTACCATTGGGTTCATAGCTTATTTTTTTGAAGGTATAGGGAAGTTTATGACTGTTATTTTGCCATGGGATTTGTCAATCCCTATGGGAACAGGCAATTTACTGGGTTCAGAACAATCATATGCCTTAATAATTATTTTACTAACTACGATTTATACCATAAAAGGAGGGATGTTTTCCGTTGTGGCTACCGAAGTTCTCCAATATGGTATTATGGTTGTTGCAGGGCTTTTGGTGGCTGGGTACACGTTCGTTACTTATACTGATATAGAAATAACATCTATTATTTCTGAGGAATGGAAAAACGTATTTTTTGATTGGGAATTGGGAACCCACTGGAGTGCTCAATACGACGCTTTTAATAGTTTAGTTAATTCCGAAGGCTACAAAATGTTCGGTGCATTGGTTGGGATGTCTCTTTTTAAAGGCTTTTTCGCCAGTATAGCTGGCCCAACACCCAGCTACGATCTACAACGTATCCTTTCAACAAAATCAGTAAAAGAAGCGGCCTACATGAGTGGGTTTACCAACCTAATTTTATTTATTCCCAGATACCTGCTGATAGGGGGCATAGTGGTTATTGCATTGGTAACGCTCGCTCCAAGTATGGGTTTAAATGGAGCTTTGTCTGGTAATGATTTAGAGTTGTTATTGCCAACAGTTATAAACTTCCATATTCCTGTTGGCATTAAAGGGTTATTGTTGGCGGGCTTACTAGCGGCGTTTATGTCCACATTTTCAGCTTTTGTAAATGCTGGGCCAGCTTATATCGTAAACGATATATATAAGAAGTATTTTAGGCCCAAAGCCACAAGTGCACATTATATAAAAATTAGTCATTTGGCATCATTTGCAGTTGTAGGACTAGGGGTTTTTATGGGCTTTTTCGCTGATTCCATCAATTCCCTGACATTGTGGATTACAAGTGCACTATTTGGAGGCTACGTTGCTGCGAACTTTTTAAAATGGGTTTGGTGGCGTTTTAATGGATGGGGCTATTTTTGGGGTATGTTTGCTGGTCTTGTTGTGGCCTCACTTCAATTTATATTAGATAATAACAAAGGAAATTTTGAGCCAGATACTATTCTAAGTACCTTATCACAGCTACATGCCATTTACTTATTTCCAATCATATTTACGTTTTCAACCTTAGGATGTATTTTGGGAACGCTGTTAACTCCTCCAACCAATATAGAAGTTTTAAAATCATTTTACACCAATGTTCGCCCCTGGGGATGGTGGAATCCCATTTATAAAGTCTTAAAACCAGAAGATCAAAATTTTTCAAAAAACAAAGACTTCTGGTTTGATATGGTGAACTGTGTTATTGGAATTATTTGGCAATCCAGTATGATTGTTTTACCCATATTTATGTTAATTAGGGATTATCCAAAAACTTTGATGTCATTGGCTGTTCTCCTGTTGACTACTGCGGTTTTAAAGTTTACTTGGCTGGACAAGGTCAAACAATTACCGGATGAAGATGATGATTAA
- a CDS encoding GH92 family glycosyl hydrolase, with product MKRYMKNIVKIILVLVFSVGCKNNATKNNMPNKSLSDFVNPFIGTGGHGHTYPGATVPFGMLQVSPDNGISDWDWCSGYHYSDSIISGFSHLHLSGTGIGDLADILFMPINKEVDLTLDTTNRDSLPYISKYSHEKESARAGYYQVYLEDHKINVELTASNRTAYHKYTYAENDEQSVIIDLGFAINWDTPLKTSISIEDDYTITGYRFSKGWAKNQKVFFAARFSKPIAETALVGSQLPINDIEINSEKTKAQLFFKPGGNTELLVKVALSSVSEANAKDNLDEGNHTFESAKFNAETLWGEALNKIEVVTPTDSLKTIFYTALYHSQLAPVVYSDKNGEYRLENDSIETATDYTAYSTLSLWDTFRAENPLLTLLEPQLTSDVIKSMLKYYDTRKILPVWTLYANETNTMTGYHSIPVIVDAYLKGITNFDIEKAYNAMKTTMMQDERGLNHYKEYGYIPYNLLDESVTITLEYAFDDWCVAQMAKALGKTEDYNFFLNRSMAYRYLFDSQTGFMRGKSGDGKSWNEPFDPKHSNHRKQTDYTEGNAWQHSWFVPHNVKDFINLHGGNEIFSERLEQLFTESSEITGNNVSADISGLIGQYAHGNEPSHHIAYMFNHANKPWRTQYWVRQILNTQYNTTPNGLSGNEDCGQMSAWYVFSSMGLYPMNPASTEYEIGSPIFEKTTINLPNGKTFVIEAENVSNINIYIQSAYLDEKEFNKTNISHKQITQGGTLHFVMGPNPNKDWGIAN from the coding sequence ATGAAACGTTACATGAAGAATATTGTAAAAATTATTCTGGTATTAGTTTTTTCTGTCGGTTGTAAAAATAATGCAACTAAAAACAATATGCCCAACAAATCCTTATCAGATTTTGTAAATCCCTTTATCGGTACTGGTGGACATGGGCATACATATCCGGGGGCAACGGTGCCTTTTGGGATGCTACAGGTAAGTCCCGATAATGGTATTTCAGATTGGGATTGGTGTTCGGGTTACCATTATTCAGACTCCATTATTTCTGGTTTTAGCCATTTACACTTAAGTGGAACGGGCATTGGAGATTTGGCTGATATTTTATTTATGCCAATCAACAAAGAAGTTGATTTAACGTTGGATACCACAAACCGCGATTCCCTTCCTTACATTTCTAAATATAGTCATGAAAAAGAATCTGCAAGGGCTGGGTACTATCAGGTGTATCTTGAAGACCATAAAATCAATGTAGAGCTCACCGCTTCAAACCGCACAGCATACCATAAATATACATATGCAGAAAACGACGAGCAGTCTGTAATAATAGACCTTGGTTTTGCCATAAATTGGGACACTCCCCTAAAAACTTCAATTTCTATTGAAGATGATTATACCATAACAGGTTACCGTTTTAGTAAAGGTTGGGCCAAAAACCAAAAAGTATTCTTTGCTGCCAGATTCTCAAAGCCCATAGCCGAAACAGCCCTTGTTGGCAGCCAATTGCCAATAAATGATATAGAGATAAATTCAGAAAAGACAAAGGCCCAATTGTTTTTTAAGCCTGGTGGAAATACCGAATTATTGGTTAAGGTTGCTCTATCATCAGTTAGCGAGGCCAATGCAAAAGACAATCTAGATGAAGGGAACCACACTTTCGAGAGTGCAAAATTCAATGCCGAAACCCTTTGGGGCGAAGCTTTAAATAAAATAGAAGTAGTGACCCCAACCGATTCGCTTAAAACAATTTTCTATACAGCGTTATACCATTCACAATTGGCCCCTGTGGTTTACAGTGACAAAAATGGGGAATACAGATTGGAAAATGATAGCATAGAAACGGCAACAGATTACACAGCCTACTCAACACTTTCACTTTGGGATACTTTCAGGGCGGAAAACCCACTTTTGACGCTTTTGGAACCTCAGCTGACCTCAGATGTAATCAAGTCTATGCTGAAATATTACGACACCAGAAAGATATTGCCGGTTTGGACACTTTATGCAAATGAGACCAATACCATGACTGGTTACCATTCCATCCCGGTCATTGTCGATGCATACCTCAAGGGAATCACTAATTTTGATATAGAGAAGGCATATAATGCCATGAAAACAACCATGATGCAAGATGAACGGGGGCTAAATCATTATAAAGAATATGGATACATTCCTTATAATTTGTTGGACGAATCTGTTACCATCACGTTAGAATATGCTTTTGATGATTGGTGTGTTGCACAAATGGCAAAGGCATTGGGAAAAACAGAGGATTACAACTTCTTTTTAAACCGTTCTATGGCTTATCGATATTTATTTGATTCCCAAACGGGGTTCATGCGAGGCAAATCTGGAGATGGAAAGTCATGGAATGAACCTTTCGACCCCAAACATTCCAACCACAGGAAACAAACAGACTATACCGAAGGTAATGCTTGGCAACACAGTTGGTTTGTGCCTCACAATGTCAAAGATTTTATTAACCTACATGGTGGAAACGAAATATTTTCTGAAAGGTTAGAACAGTTGTTTACAGAGAGTTCTGAAATTACAGGCAACAATGTCTCTGCAGATATCTCTGGGTTAATAGGGCAGTATGCCCATGGCAACGAGCCGAGCCACCATATAGCTTATATGTTCAATCACGCCAATAAGCCTTGGCGAACACAATATTGGGTACGCCAAATACTGAATACACAGTATAACACAACACCCAATGGGCTAAGTGGTAATGAAGATTGTGGGCAGATGTCGGCATGGTATGTTTTTAGTTCTATGGGGCTATACCCTATGAATCCCGCATCAACTGAGTATGAAATAGGCAGCCCTATTTTCGAAAAAACCACTATAAACCTTCCGAACGGTAAAACTTTTGTTATTGAAGCCGAAAATGTGTCCAATATTAACATATACATACAGTCGGCATACCTTGACGAAAAAGAGTTCAACAAAACAAATATAAGTCATAAGCAAATAACCCAAGGAGGAACGCTCCATTTTGTAATGGGACCTAACCCAAATAAGGACTGGGGTATAGCGAACTAA